CTTGTCTTagaaatagttaaaaaaaacaacctcagacgaacaacacatgacacatTAAACCACGTCATTATTCATTTCACAAAAACTGAACCAAAATCCAGAATCAGGGCACCCACTTATTCAACAGGTTGTGAAACAGCCTTTTGAAGCAATAACTGAAAAGTTATTGTTTTTTGTATGATGTTACCAGTCTCTCACATATTGTGGAAGAGTTTTGGCCCACTTTTCTTTCCAACATTGcatcagttcattgaggtttgtgtGCTGCTCTCTTAAGGTcgcaccacagcatttcaattaGGTTGGGGTCTGGACTTTTGACGAGGTCATCGTAACATCTCGATTCACTCTGTTGTAGAGATGttggatcattgtcctgttgcacaACTCAGTTTCAGTCCAGCTTTATCTGTCAGTCAcctggcctcacatttgactctagaatactttggtatacaagGAAGGTCATGGTTGACTCAGTACTCGCAGGGTGCCCAAgccctccaccactgtgcttTACAGCTGGTATGAGGCATTTGCTCTGATATGCCGTATTATTTGGTGCTGTGCAtgatgaccaaacatctccagaACTTTGCTCTTGTCCGAAGACATTATTCCAGAAGTTCTGTGGTTTGATCAGATgcaactttacaaacctaagcaGTGATTTGCTTTTGTTTGATAAATAATGCCACAGTGTAATATATCATGTGTTTTTGTTCACCTGAGGTTGTGTTTCCCTAACGTTATGATCAGGTGAGGATCAGATTATTTTTACGccctgatacataaaaccttagcataataaaaaaaaaaaagtgtcttttttttttcacatgactgtaaatCGACACTTTGGCTCAGTTGTGTCAGTCTGTGATGATTATTTCTGGTAATTGTGTACCTGGGTGTTTAATCTGAGATACTTCCCAGTGTAATTGACATTGATGCCACATATTTCAACCATTTAAAGTCATTTTATTCATACAAAAGCTAATATCGGTTTGCTATGTGGCTCTCACAGGTGATCCAGCGGATATTCTATGTGGTGAATCGCTCATGGACAGGCCGCATCACCATGATGGAGGTGCGCAGGAGCAACTTCCTACAAACTCTAGCCCTGCTGGAAGAAGAGGACGACATCAACCAGATCACTGACTACTTCTCCTACGAACACTTCTATGTCATCTACTGCAAGTTTTGGGAGCTGGACACTGACCATGACCTGTACATTGACCCCAAAGACCTGGGAAGATACAACGACCACGGTAAGAACTAGGATTCATTTTCACTAACTCCATGGGGTTTATACTACAAACATCTCAAACAAAGCACATCAAGAAAGAAATCAGGTTTCAAGGTAGCAGCATCTGTCCTTATATACACATTTTCCTGGTGTCTCATGCAAAATGTATTTAACTGCTCACCATGTTAGTTCTCCACTTAGCAAGAATTGATTTCTTCTGAAATAGTAATAAGATTTGGACCCAATCACATTTGCATGTTTTTCTCATTCTCTCCTCTGACAGCATCTTCCAGCAGAATCATTGAGAGATTGTTCTCAGGGGCCGTTACTCGGTAAATGGAAACACACccataaacaaacacagaggAGCTGATTATCTCACCATAAAAGCAGTACTGAATGCGAGTGGCTGTTTCTCCTGTTTCCAGGGGTAACGCTGTGCAGAGAGAAGGCAGGATGAGCTACGCTGAGTTCGTCTGGTTCCTCATGTCTGAGGAGGACAAGAAAAATCCAACCAGGTATTAAGCAGTTGCCCAGATGTGTGTGATCGAGCATCTGTCTGAGTGTTTTCAGTCACTGTGTGTCTGTTCAGCAGCCTGCCTACCATTTCCAGTTTCACTTGTACACAATTTCAGTGTATTTCACAAGTATTTGTTTTTGTATGGTGGAGTAACTAATCATACTTATTACTGTCTTTCCAGTATTGAGTACTGGTTCCGCTGCATGGACGTGGATGGCGACGGTGTTCTGTCCATGTTTGAGTTGGAGTACTTCTATGAGGAGCAGTGTGAGAGGATGGAAAGGATGGGCATCGAACCTCTGCCCTTCCAGGACTTGCTCTGCCAGATGCTCGACCTGGTCAAACCTGAGAACTCAGGTTGGAGGTCTTTGGTATTCTTTCTTTGGCAGTGACACTCTGCCGTTTACATCACTCCAACATCTTAACACGTGCTTGTGTGTTTACTCCAGGTAAGATAACCCTGGGTGATCTGAAGCGCTGCCGAATGGCTAACATTTTCTTTGACACCTTCTTCAACCTGGAGAAATACCTGGACCACGAACAGAGAGATCCATTTGCTGTGCAAAAGGTACACATCTAATATATCTGCATCACTAATATGTAATATTTTGCTATTTTGCCAGAGCTGAGAATTTGAAATTCtttgtaaaaacacaaaaatttgAATATGATGTTTCAGGACATTGATAGTGAAGGTCCAGAGCCATCTGATTGGGATAAATATGCCGCAGAGGAGTATGAGATACTGGTAGCGGAGGAGACTGCAAATGAACAGCTACACGAGGGGTAAACACTTTCGCCTATCCATGGTCAGTGAGAAAGGAAAAGCGACATATGCACGTGATAACCCTTTCAATATTTGCTGTGTTCTCAGGTCATTTGATGATGACTATGAATCCGAGGACCTTCAAGTCCCTGGAGAGATTGGGaataaaatggaaaaactgGTCATATCAGACCTATCAGCATAAACCTTCTTACCTGGAATTGCTTGGTCTCTCTTTCTTGGAAACAATCAGGAGCCAGGTGAAAAAGGACCTCTTGGAATACGTGTGTCCAAAAAGACATGGCTAACGATGACCTTGAACTTTCCTCAGAACGgagatgttgtgtgtgtgtgtgaccataAACCAATCTTGTACTGTGTGTGGTGCAGAAACGCCTCtgtatccacacacacacaaaaaaagacaatgtcACTGCCTCCAGCTCTTAGATCCATCTGAAAGGGCAAAGccagggagagggagagggagatgtTTGATAAGCActtaaaggaagaaaaaaaactacttaaatgtaaaataatgtGTCATTGTGAACTCTCTACTGACAATCCTGCAAGTAGacaatcttctttttttaaatgttaccgTGCCAAAGGTAGGCTGACAGCTTGACTGTCAGTTACACAGAGACTCATAGATGGAGAACAAGTAGCTATAATGAGATAATAAAGCCTCCACCACTGACTGATCGACAGTCAGCTGCTCAGATGTATGGTGTACATGCAGACACTGCCCTCAGAAACATGCTGTCTGCGCAGCTTGTCACAGTGTTTCTTGTAAAGGAAGTCGTTAACACTCAAGTCCCCTCAGGGAGAGGTCATGTAACAGTTTGGGTGGTTGTATCAGCACCTCCTCTCTGTGGCCGGTATGTGCTACTGCATGCCATCACTGGAGCCGCATGGTGTAGGATGGCTGGCTAACATTTCCATGTTTCAGTTCAGTTGACTTCACAGGCCGAGCTGCTCTATTATTAGCGCGTCATTATCAGCGCTCCGCGTCCGGACTCCATGTCTGGAGTCACGGACTGCAATGTTCAAGCCCTGCGTTTCAGTGTTCTCAGTCAGATTACAGTCAGAGAACTGCACAAAAAGGAAGGCATACTGCCAGTCATAATAAACTCTCTGGTAGGGTTGTCCAAACATTTCCATTTGTAAGATTGGTAATAATGCAGTCGATTGTGCCACGGATGTCTGTTGTTCCTGCCCTTGTCAAGCAGAATCCCTCTGAATGTTTTCCTTCATCCTTCTTTTTTTTGATTTAACAAGCAAAAGTGTAGAATAGAAACACGAGGGCTTCACTGAAGTCAGCAATCATCAGAGACTGGTACAAACATGAACTACACTGCACAAGGAGCACAGTATTAATGCTTTGTATAAAAGAGAgtagggttttttttaaaaaggaaagagaaatcTGTTCCTTTTTCTGTAACAATCCAATTTCATTCAGTATGTTTTGCCATTGTACTTCTGTAgatgaagcttttttttcacattcttGTCAAATTTGTACAGTGCATGGTAATTGCTTTGatcttttattgttatttatgtcaaaatcaagtttttgttcttttccgTACAAATCCTTATTTTTATATGAAGCTTTTGGAAGTTCAATCTcacccacacacaaaacacacattgCGAAAGATGCCTCGGAATAGGACACCTACATTCTTTATTGAAATTAGATTTCGGTTTAAGCTCAGACCAAGTGGTATCCCGCCTGCAACTAGttcaattttctttcttttttctgtttaataTTTCAacctacacccccccccccccccccccccttatatTGGAAGTGAAAAATAGTTTTGTGGCTCTTACAAtttctaaaatgttttaaaatgtatCACAACCTTTTGGAAACTTTGCCCCTTTCTATTGAGGATAAAGTCCTGCTATTAAGAGATTCGTGCATATGACCCTGctgtatttttaaattttttaatattttttttattttccattcacccCTTTGTATTGCGATTGAGGCAGAAATCTTTTATACAGCTATCTTAAAACCTACGAGTAgaataaaaagccccaaaattgCATGGTTAGAAACCACTTAGTACGTTTTTACTAATCTCCTTAAACTATTATTTACTGTGCTGAACTCACAGGGACAGGTGCCTGTGTGTACACTGTACACACATACTAGAAGCACGTGTCAGCTGATAAATCGCGAATAGAAGAGTGTGTTTTATTAGCCCTTGTTGTGTAGCTATCAGTTTTAGGCTGTTGGGTTTATGCTACGTTTGTACTGCGCATGCTTGGACATCTTTATTTAGGAATGGAACAGGTCTTGCGGCCTCAGATTAAGTGGGATATACGTCCTCTACCGGCACCTActgtacacagacacacacacactataatGTAATTTTTTATGGAAAGGCAGAACGAGCATGTGGAAGCTGTAAGGCTCAAGGTCTTACAGCTTCCACCTTCGCTTCATACCGATTGTAAATGTGTCTTATTGTATAATAAACTTTAACAATTGTGATAATAAGCCATTTGAGCTATAACAACcaagatatttctttttttatgtagtGTCATGGTTTGAATTGCTGTGCCACTGTGTGGCTTGGGAAGGGGGGTAAATTATGTTAGaagtgtgtatgtttgtgttatAAATATGTAGTGGATTTTATCAGCAGAAATGGATGACATCATCTGTCCCTGCCCAACATGACAATCACAAAATTATATGAGATGGATCTCATGCAGAAGCCTTTGAGGCTGATGTTTCACTGCTGCGGTCACACACACAATTAATTACTTCAGGAGCCCCTTTTCACCCTGACAGTGTTTAAGAGGAACTGCAAAAGACGACGGCACGTCTCTGACTGATATCTTTTTGAGCTCTATGCAAAGTGTCCTGATGCTCACACACGACGCATCACAGAAGAAAAGAAGCCATGCGGGACACTAACTCTGAAATTATGTCTTTACATGACAAGGTAAAGAAAAACTTTATATGAGACACGAGGAGGATGAGCTGTGTTGCTAATTGTGCAGGTTGTTGTATTagcatgatttttattttttatttctttctttctttccttttctttctttttttcttgcttttccttttctttgtcaTGTCTCCTGTTATTTGTTGCCTTTGTCTGAAGtttaaaacaaagtttaaatAAAGGTGTTTCAAAAGTATGAATCCTTCTTGTACACTCTTTGGTCTTcctctctcaaacacacatattATATCTAATCCGTACATACACCAGCAAGCCATGACATTAAAAACATCTCCCCAGTATAAAATTAGCAAATGGACTCCAAACTGACAGGGTAAGGGCACAGGACCTCTGGGGAACATGTATCCGTCCCGCGTCTGTTGGTTTTTGGTTCAGACTTTCATGAATCAGGCTGGTTTTAGTACATCCTGCAAATACACAATCAAACTGTCTTCTGGGGAATTTGTGAACAACTTCTTTGCCATGATTCTTGGGCTGTTCCCGAGCAGTTTTTTTGTGGTTTGTTAGGCAAATTGTTCTGCTGTCATCGGGGATTGCCGTTGCCATGAGGATTTGGGCTAAATGCCAACCCAAGATTTTCCAGGAGAACTTTGCATTGTGACAAGGGGATCACTCTTTCCACTGTTTTCACTACACCCGTCAattctttttaaagttttggTTGATTGGTGTATGTAGATCATTCTCTCCTTGTGTACACACATTGCATACCATGGCATGCACTATGTGTACACTGGTTATCACAAGAGTctacttttgcattttttaaaaGCCCTGAGTGTCCACTGGAATTTGATTCTTGTGTGTGCACTTTTATCTGTGTTAAATACATATGATATTTTTAGAATCATGTATAAGAAAGATACTGTACTTtatcaactgttttttaaaCAACTTCACTTGAGTGTTGCTTATGGCCTAGACTATGACTGGCAAGTATGACGTGAGCAGCTCGGCACTGAATAACTGTGGCTAGCATCACTGTTGTCATGACAACAACATGGACCAAAACAGGAAGACACAGTGCAGTGTGGCACGCTGTTTATTGTTCTTTTGGCAGAAAGCGTGTATTCGAGATCTGAAAGCCAACCACAGCTAATAACCTcaagttgtttatttttttgtctttttttcttatcttttctCATTGCTCATTGCATTGTAACTTTCCAAGGTGACCTTCTCTGCTGCCCAATCTGGGAAGCATTAAAATGACTTGGTAAGTCATGGTCTGTGTTGAAACCATCTGGAACCACTGACCTCCTCACTGTTTCTCGTTCATCATGTTTACAATGAGGGTATCGTTAGCACATTGACCATAGTTTTGTAGATATTTATCCTCTGGGAATCACTGTCACTGCTGTGCAGAAAACCATGGAGCAAGGTCCAAGAAGCAGCAGATAAAACAGGCTATAGCTTATTACATTCTTATTACATTAATTTACATTCTGTTTTCCGTTCTGGTTTCAACACTTCCATTCCAGCCGTGTAGATTCATTCATCCACGTGACTGATTCCTACTGCACATTGAAAGCTGCGGCAGAAAATGTGATCACTTTCTTTGTCTGATGAAACTTTGTGTGGAGGTAGAGCTTAAGCAAATGAAGAGCCTTGTTCAATTTGGCATCTGTGTGGTGTGCAGATCATTTTTAAACACACTTTCATTCGTGTGTTAGTTCCAATGTTAAGCATTCAGAGGGATATGCTAGGGGAAATACAATATATTATTCAGAACTTTTCATTCAaatgagaaatgtttttattttgattaCCTTGGAATTAGTGATGTGTGCCTTCAAATGCTTCAGGCTTTCTTTCACCTCACAACAGGCCCTTTTGTGGTCTTTTTCACCCTTTTCATTTTCTAAGTGGTAACCGTACATTGAAAAATGTGAGGCAAAGAGTACTCAGTTGGTTGCAGTATGCACGTTGCTCCGTTAAAATGTTAAATCCGGGCTTTTAAGAAAACGTATCACTTAGGGTGATCGTAAGCAGGAGGGTCTATTGTTCTGAATGCAAGAATTGTTCTGAGAATGTTGTAATAGTTGGCATGCATCCATGTTGTGATAAGTCCATGAGCAATTTGCCTCCCACCGAAGGTCAGGGTTGACTGGTCATTGTTTCAAATGGCACTCTGCTTGTTTTCCGCAAATGTCAGGGACATAGCAATTAGCCAACCAAATCGCTGCACCACCTCCCTGAGTCACAGGCATTCCACTGACATATTTGCTCACACCCACCACCCTATGGTGGTGCGACTTAGCCCGTGTGATATCAcccgctgtgatgtcatgtaaTCTGTAAGAAGGAACACATGACAAGGTTGGCAGagaaagaacaaacacagaTTTAAGCTAAACACTGacctttgataaaaaaaaactttctgggAAACCCACAAAGATGGCAGGGAATCAGCTGGAACCAATTCatctaaagaaaagaaagtgcTTGGGTTGTGTAGGGTCTTGAATCAGGCGGAGTGTTGGGCCTGTTATACAAATACCAGTAATACCAGAAAACAGGAGCTTTGGTTTCAGCTCCctggaaaaagtctggaaaCAACTGGAAACGGTTCATCTCAGTGACTCAGTCGCAGAAAGATTTCTAATCTGCTACTTGTTCCAGACATACTAGAGATACTGGGTAGTTTGCTAGAAAGCATTTTAAATACCAGTACCAAATACTTACTGGCAATGTAGACTGCCAAAGTAGAGATGACTTGTACTCAAAGGAATTTTTTCCCCATTTATCAAGATATCATTGACTCATAGCACTCACAGCAAGAACATTTCTGGTTCAAACTCTttatgtgtggagtttgcatgttctccccatgtgtgggttctcttcaGGTACTCAAGCTTACTCCCACAGTCTAaaatatgcatgttaggttaactagTGATTGTAAATTGACCGTAGGAGTGAgcgtgagcatgcatggttatTTGTCTTGTTTGCCACTGTGTTTGTGCTGGGATGCATTAGCAGCATATCCAGGGTGTGCCCCGCCTCTTGCACGAGCTGTGCAGGGGTATACCCTGTATATAGGCTGTCTCTCCATCGCAGtgccaacacagacaaacagccATCCATGCTCTGACTCACACCTGCAGTCAGTTTAGGTGTTAAGCTAACATACAtggttttggactgtgggaagaAACCAGAGTACCCAAAGAAAACCCACATGGACACAGGAAGAACATGTCATCTCCACACAGAGATGGCTTTTTCCTGAGAGGCAACATTGCCAACCACCAAACCATATATGAAACCACCGCCCAACATATGAACGGCAAATTTACAACAAATTCCTCACTCAACTTTAGGAATATAGTGTGATGTAATGTTATGTGGCATGATGCAGTATATATTACCGTGTAATACTTTATTATTAAGTTAGAAAGTTATGACACACATCAAACCCAGAAACacatttactttcttttcttatttgattttttttttttacaaggaaGTGTTTATACACGTAATCAGTCCTTAGCTTTTTCTATTACATAAACAACAAAGGGCAAGCAGATACGAACATGTGCATGACAACAATTCTTCTaattcttttaaagtggtcttgagcaaaaGTTATCCCGGCTTTCTAAAgatctttcagagtttttcttcaGACATTggtttctttttctctcattttcagtcca
This region of Odontesthes bonariensis isolate fOdoBon6 chromosome 17, fOdoBon6.hap1, whole genome shotgun sequence genomic DNA includes:
- the ppp2r3a gene encoding serine/threonine-protein phosphatase 2A regulatory subunit B'' subunit alpha isoform X2, whose amino-acid sequence is MMIKETSLRVDPDLRGELAFLARGCDFVLPSRFKKRLKSFQQQQVQPKPEKKPGTPPPAPAAATATPAPIPRSPSPPPAPVIVTPPPPPPPPPPAVNIPRFYYPRGLPALGSAANHDAAISAIETAFTEFEEEKADIYEMGKIAKVCGCPLYWKAPMFYAAGGERTGFVSVHSFVATWRKLLHSCNDDASRFISLLAKPGCSYLEQEDFIPLLQDIVDTHPGLTFLKDAPEFHSRYITTVIQRIFYVVNRSWTGRITMMEVRRSNFLQTLALLEEEDDINQITDYFSYEHFYVIYCKFWELDTDHDLYIDPKDLGRYNDHASSSRIIERLFSGAVTRGNAVQREGRMSYAEFVWFLMSEEDKKNPTSIEYWFRCMDVDGDGVLSMFELEYFYEEQCERMERMGIEPLPFQDLLCQMLDLVKPENSGKITLGDLKRCRMANIFFDTFFNLEKYLDHEQRDPFAVQKDIDSEGPEPSDWDKYAAEEYEILVAEETANEQLHEGSFDDDYESEDLQVPGEIGNKMEKLVISDLSA